Part of the Flavobacterium alkalisoli genome is shown below.
GATAAAGATGTAGCCATGACCATTTGGTTTGCAAGGCCGGAACTTATGGGCATGACCAAATTATCTTACCTGCCCGACTTTTCTGCCAAACTAAGCGAATACAGTAAAGCCACAATAAAGAAAAACCCTATTGACTATTCTAAGCAGGTGTTTGTATCATGGAGAGATTTTTGGAATACTGCCATTTACTGGAATTACAAAAGCTTTAAAGTAGCACATGCTAATCAGGCTCTTTACCTTTTATGGCTGACACAAAGTTTTTTACTCTATTTAATCAAACTAATTTTTGTATTGCTTATACCCTACCATATAGTGCAGTTTTTTCGCAAAAAAGAAATCAATCCTGCAATTATTATTACAACAGTAATTTTTGCTGCCTCAATATTACAGGCTATGGCTACTTATGGCACTAATTCAAGATTTAGCTACCCTTTTGAGTTTTTAATGATTATTGTTGTACTGCTTACTTTTGGAAAAAAGCTAAAAACTTAATAATTACTTCTTTTTGTATACATGAGGGTTTTCTCTTACCCCTTTTTTAAACATTTTACGAAGACCCATCCTTAAAAAGGTATCTAAACGTAATACCACATCAGTAATTTTATTCTCTGGTCTTCCTCTGAAAGAGGTAACATGAAATGAATCGGTTTGTTTTAAAGGTTCACCGGAAAAATAATAGTTTGAAACACAACACCTGAATCCATCATAATTTACCGGGGATACCGAATGTAAAGAATGGCTATGTGTCGCCATTACAGCAAGTCTGTTAAACTTACTATGCACGGTAATTTGCCTGGCTTTTAATCCGTTTGGCCAAAGCTCAAGATTTCCACCATATTGCTCTTCCCAATTGGGAGTTACATAGTATAAAAGATTTAAAACCCTCCATAATGCCCTGTCCTTATCGTGAGAATTATCAAGATGCGGATTTAAAAACTGCTTATGCCCCATCATAGAAATACCACCCGCATAAAGATTATCATCTGGCAAAATATCTTTCAACCCACATATTTCTCCTACAAGCCTAACAATTTTTCTATCCTGAAAAGCATAAATAATCTCCTCCAGAACCGGATTATATTTATCCATTTGTGCAGCAACATACTTATCTTCCCTTATACTTTTTTTAAGCACCATTTCCTCAGACTTAGGAAATGCTTTATAAATTTCCAGTGCCAATTCTTCCGGTAAAAGGTTATCCAGATAAAAATGACCTATACCTGCGGCAGTTTTATTATATTGCTCAGTAAGCTCCTGTTTCTTTTGAAGGATTGAATTGTATATAAGCTCAGAGTAAGAGTGTCTGTCCATATGTAAAGATTTTCTCCAAATATAAACATTAGCTGATAGAATGTATACTACTTAGTTTATTACATTTGCAAAAACTGTTTTAAATGCTGTCTGTTTTAATTCCTGTATATAATTATAACGTATTTCCTCTTGTAGAAAATTTACTAAAACAATGTTTAAGTGAAAATATTGTTTTTGAAATTATAGCTTTAGATGATGCTTCAAAAAATGAGGGTACGATAAAGGCTAATCAGGAAATAAACAATCTAGACAACTGTAGCTACGAGGTGCTTCAAGAAAACTTAGGACGAAGCGGAATAAGAAACTTACTGGCTAAAAGGGCGCAATATAACTGGCTGCTATTTTTAGATGCCGATACTATGCCCGTAAACAACACCTTAATTTCTAAATACATTCCACACTTAAACGATGAGGAAAAAGTTATTTACGGAGGTATTATATATCAGGAAAAGCAACCTGAAAAACAGGAATTGTTGCGATGGGTATATGGCAACAGTCGTGAAGCTCTATCGGTTAAAAAAAGAATGTCAGACCCTTATCTTAGCATGCTTACCCTAAACTTTGCCATAAAAAAGTCGGTTTTTAAGAAAGTTACATTTAATGAGACGATACCAAATTTAAGGTATGAGGATATCCTTTTTTCATATGATCTTTCATTAAATAAAATTACAATGGAGCATATTGCTAATCCGGTTTATCATTTGGGTCTGGATACAAGCTATATATGCCTTATAAAAGCTGAAGATTCCATAAAAGGCCTAAAATATTTACTTGATCACCAACTTTTAGACGCAAACTACATGAGGCTGTCTAAAACATATGTCAATTTAAAAAAGTTTGGCCTTACCGGTTTACTAAGTTTATTTTTCAGGGCAAATAAATCATTTATGCAAAAAAATCTGCTTGGAGGAAAACCTTCTCTTTTTGTTTTTGATTTGTATAGATTAGGGTATTTAACGTTACTTCAAAAGAGAGGTAAATAAATCATTCCATTTTTGCATAATCTCAGGCAAAAAAAATCTTTGAGAAGAGTTGTATGCATTTTTCCCCATTTCCTCACGCATTTCCTCATGCTCTATCAACTGTAAAACAGCATTTGCAAAAGCCTTCTCATCACCATCATCAATCAAATAGCCATTATAACCATTAATTATAATACCAGAAGGGCCGGTTGGACAGTTATAAGCTATACAAGGCACTCCTACGCCCATAGCTTCTATAAGAACC
Proteins encoded:
- a CDS encoding 2OG-Fe(II) oxygenase — translated: MDRHSYSELIYNSILQKKQELTEQYNKTAAGIGHFYLDNLLPEELALEIYKAFPKSEEMVLKKSIREDKYVAAQMDKYNPVLEEIIYAFQDRKIVRLVGEICGLKDILPDDNLYAGGISMMGHKQFLNPHLDNSHDKDRALWRVLNLLYYVTPNWEEQYGGNLELWPNGLKARQITVHSKFNRLAVMATHSHSLHSVSPVNYDGFRCCVSNYYFSGEPLKQTDSFHVTSFRGRPENKITDVVLRLDTFLRMGLRKMFKKGVRENPHVYKKK
- a CDS encoding glycosyltransferase family 2 protein; its protein translation is MLSVLIPVYNYNVFPLVENLLKQCLSENIVFEIIALDDASKNEGTIKANQEINNLDNCSYEVLQENLGRSGIRNLLAKRAQYNWLLFLDADTMPVNNTLISKYIPHLNDEEKVIYGGIIYQEKQPEKQELLRWVYGNSREALSVKKRMSDPYLSMLTLNFAIKKSVFKKVTFNETIPNLRYEDILFSYDLSLNKITMEHIANPVYHLGLDTSYICLIKAEDSIKGLKYLLDHQLLDANYMRLSKTYVNLKKFGLTGLLSLFFRANKSFMQKNLLGGKPSLFVFDLYRLGYLTLLQKRGK